The Juglans regia cultivar Chandler chromosome 1, Walnut 2.0, whole genome shotgun sequence nucleotide sequence AATGCATTATCTGTAAGAAAAATTGCCGGTGTGATGCCCTCAAATGCTGGTGCAGCTCAAAAATAGAGGAAATTTATATGGCTATGGTCATATACTCAAAAAGTCtgaacttcaaaaataattacattgtCAACTGCTTTCCCAAGTATCAGGTGAAAACCTCAGGAAATGAAAGATTGATGCAGCAACTCTTAATTCATCAACTGCTTTACAAGGAAGAAATTAACACAGCTGCATAGGATTACATACCATGTACTAGCAAAATgaatcattctttttttttttttttataagtaagcaAAATGAATCATTCTAAGGTTTAAAGCATCTCAAACAAGTTGTTTtgctaataatcatttttttttatcaataaacaaaattttattgggcATAAAGTAGACAAaggcccaagtacacaggacataCACAAGAGCATCACCTATGCATGCTAGCTTAACGATACAAGGAAGTCATGAAAAGGCacgccattaaaatcaattacaatcgaccagtagagtaaaatattgaaaaataaacttctaaGCTTTTCCATTGACCGCTCtcgatcttcaaaacttcttgcattcctctccctccaaatacaccaccaaAGACAAATTGGGACCATCATCCACACTGTTGCAATCTAAGGGTTGCCCTAGATACCTCACTAAGAAGCTAGGAGGTCGATTACCATTttcggcatcacccaagctaatccCATCCTAGCAAAGAAGTCATTTCACGGGATCgtagcaatctcacaatgaagtaatgCATGATCTACGGATTCtccactctttttgcacatacagCACCAGTCTATGACTATGATGTGGCATTTTCGTAGGTGTCTATTGTGAGTATTTTCCCTAATGAAGCCATCCATACAAAAAAGTTGGCCTTCAGGAGTGcttttgtcttccaaatactctcTTCCATAGAAATAGATTTGTATTATGTGATCATAGCATGATAGTAGGTTCGGACTGTAAAGTTCCCTTTCTTAAAAGGGCATCAAAAGATCGTCTTCATCTCCCCTCCTTATACGGGTAGAGTACATTGGATCATAGAACTCCGAGAAAGCATCAACTTTCCAATCTTGTGCATATCTAAAGAATGTGTTATGAACCtacaaaataagtaaataatatttgataCTTCAAGGGACCGATTCCTCCAAAGTGCAATGAAAGCCAAAATAATTCGATACTTCATTGATGGATAACTGGACTATAAATATAACCCAAAATAACTAAATGATGACCATGTCTAAGCACGATTAGACCCATTACATAACCCAAATAATAACTGGCCCAACATGGCACACTAAACTAAAAACTCGGTCAGAATTAACTACTCAATAAAACACTAGAAATGACATGAACATTCTGGAACACTTGTACTTTCTGAAATAAACACGTGATGACAATTAATAACCGCTAGATCAAGTAGTGGACAGCTCGGATGAAGGCATATGTGGGGGCAACGTGACAGAATATAACGCCCCATTGAGGAGTACCATTAGATAGGAGTAAGAGGTCCGCAATTGAGGCTTCTATCATTCTTGTTATGCCATAGAACTCTGGATAAGCTTCCTTGAGTGTCCTATCACCACACcatacatcatgccaaaacttgattttggacCTGgccatcacccacctcaaaaCGGATATTTCTTGAATATGTGTCCCATCATCTTCTTATTCCCACCCCATATGGCCCACTTACCTCATTtgaacaccatcctccccatgATTCACCATACTTCGATTCTACAATGGCTCTCCATAGTACTCCCCATTCATTGTGgtatctccatagccatttgTCAAGCAAAGCTTTGTTAAAAGACTGCAAGTTTCGAATTCCCAAGCCTCCTTCAAGGATAAGGGAGCACACCCATTTTACCAAatggaatttaaactcattgTTTAGCCccccaccccaaaaaaaaaaaaaagaataagaaatccCATTGGAGTTTTTCCATGTGACGAGCCACTTTGGTGGAAAGCAAAAATAGTGATAGAAAGTAGGTTGGCAAGTTGAATAAGGTACTTTTAATTAAAGTGACCTTACCACCTCTGAATAAATACAACTTCTTCTAACTAGCCAGTTCCCGCTGCATTTTTTCTACTACATcatcccaaatagatttcgATTTGAACGTTGCACCCAAAAGAagacccaaatattttattggcagattttttttttttttttttgaagctgTGATATCTTACATTCCAAAATGTTAGCCATGCTCTCCACATTCAGAACATACCCAACTGAAACTACTTATgataatcatataaatatatgcaaTCCTTTTGTGTGCTAAGGAAGGGCACACTTCGTCATATGAACTGATTGATACACAATATGTTAGCCTGTTAGCCTTGCGAATAACACGATCCTAAAATTGGCACCTTCCCATCATCCATAcaaccaaggaaaaaaaaaaaaaaaaaaaaactgacagaaaagtatttcattttgagaaaaaaaaaatatattacatgtCAGATCTTGTTACTATTAAAAGTTTTTGTCATAAGCCATTACAGGATTTAACCAACCAATAAAGGATTAATATTCTCTTGTAAttgatacttataaaaaaaaaaaaagtactctattgtaatttttttttttatcattaaaaggtaagtttcattaatatgaaagagtataggcatagcccatgtacacatgGAGAATACTCTCTTGTAATTGAGCAAGGAGTCCTGTAATGTTGGGCATTTTCTAACATGATTTGCTACGTTTCAAGCATACCGGTCCCAATTACAAGTTTAATCACTCAAGGTGCTCTAAGGTATACATCTggaataaataaaggaaaaaaacgacaagagaagaaaagaaatgacaaTTTATAATTTCCCAGTTATTCACGCCATACCAATTAATAAATATGCACACCATTTTCAAATGAActtacaaaaagaaagggaaaccCATTAGCCAGGAAATGGTGTGAAATGATATCCAGACTGTATTCAATTCATCTACACCTTGCTCAGAAAACAGTGATAACTTACAACTTTGCAGACAAACATGCATGCTTGAATGAATGTCCATCGAGTACAAGAATTTGCAGGTTTTTATGTCACACGAACTTGATCGCTTTGTCGATTAAGCAGCATAATTACCACCTATTAACTATACGGATGTATATTAGAATACTTGAAAAAGATCAAACACCTCCTCCTATCACCCAAAAATAAATTGGTAATAACAACAACAGCAATGAAAAGAATTATAACAGCCGTAGATGCTTCGTAGAAGGATCCAATCCATGGGAACTAACTTTAGCATGCACAAGATCCTCTCCGTTCAATATCTGATAGAGATTCTGAGATACCCTGGAAGTAGCTGCAAAATGAACCTACTGTAAGCTGTTGGTGATAGGATAGCTAGCTATAAGCTGTAATTGAGTTTGTGACCAGAACTTACAGAGAATGAAGATATTAGtcttgaggtttataactttacCTGTCTAAATCCCATCCTTGTTCATTAGCTAGTGCAGCTCTAGCAACACAGAGAAATGCTTCATCAACATTGTAGCCCTCTTTCGCTGAGGTCTCAAAGTAAGGTATATTTGCCCTGGAAGCACACCACTCCTTAGCTTGCCTTTCAGAAACCTGCACCGCTGGTTGCCTTAAAATTATATGCCAAGAACAAATGCAACAAGTGTTAGGGATGCATCCATGTCCATACCACTCGGCTGTTTCCACCATCTTTGTCAATCTTATTTCCAAGTAATATAAAGGGAAAGTTGCCGGGCGCAGCCGGATCTACCTGGTGCATATGAGGATCAGTGCATATCCTAATCAAGTATGCTGGTAAGAAAGAGTAAGAGAAGGATCTCCAGAGACACAGCAACTACAACATATATTGGATAATATCTGTTTTCCAAACGCATCATGTCGCAGAAAATTACACAGGAGTTTAATGATGTAATCTTTTTCTGCTTAAAGATGATACCAATAATGATAATCCATGCAGTTTTACCCCAGAAAACATTGGCTCTGCACGGTATATGCATGTGCCCTCTTTTGATGTCACAGAATTTCATAGCTTCCTATTACcatatttacagttttaggaCTCCTGATTTTTTTCACAAAGTTGCCGAGATTTGCCTTCAAATAGTTTATTTGAGCTTGAGATTCTTGGCCTAGTAACATGTAATCTATGAAGAGATTTCCACTGTAAAGTGTAAACTAccagttttgattttttgaattcCATGTGATTTTAATGTTAGGTAGGATATATATCTAATGTCACCTGACACCTCACATACTAAAATCATGTTCTACACAGGTGAACAAGTAGAGTATACTAGGCCTGCTGAATGAAGGTCAGTGACGGTGACATGGCAAACTGGTCCACGGGCAGCGCGATAAGTCCTCTGTCCTACTATAGGACAATCCCCACTCATAGGGAAGGGGATGGCCCTAATGTTATGTTGGCAAAGCCAACCTCTTAGATTGTGGGCGGAGAAGAGCGGACATGGGGACTCGGGTCAGAGTGCAGTATAACTAAGACAGCCATTCCATTTAGGGAGAGACAGAATGGGCGGGCACAAGCGGTATGGATGAGGAGATGATGTATAGTCACTTGTTGcatgttagattttaaagaaaaaaaatctgataTTAGGAAGTGTTTGGTAGGATCTAATGTCACCTGACTCCTCACTAAAATCATGTTCACGTTGCAGAATAATCAACTCTTAGGTTGCGGTAttctcagtatccaaactagGCCTTAAACTTCAAACCGTATTTAATCTACGAACACGGAATACCTCATACCTTAACATAAAAGATCataattccttttttattaGTGAACATAGGCCGGAATAAGTTCTTTGCCATCTACCATTTCACAACCTTCATttgatataaattaatatgttgaAGTATGcacatataaataatttgctTCTCGGGTATGCAGGATGAGAAGAAagctaaaataattatacacgGAGTCAAGATAACAAgatctttttaaaaatcacaCAACGCATGGAGAAACAATGGAGCTAGAGAGGCATCATGATACCTGTTTAAGGAATTCTTCACGCCAAGTGTTCAGTGTTTCAAATGATTTATGTGCATTTACATCATATACAAGAACACAACACTCGGCCCCTCTATAAAATGCAGACCCTAGACTTTGAAACCTTTCCTGCCCTGCTGTATCCCAAATCTGCAAAACAATTACTTGAACCAATTTTACCAGAAAACTTACTATAATCCTCGGTTTAAATGGGGAAAAAGATCAAGAATAATGCTTGTCTTCGTGAAAGCATTAGTTGTCTACCTGTAAAGTGACCTGTTTATCATCAATCTGTACTTCTTTTGTCACAAAATCAGCACCAATTGTAGCTTTATATCGTTGACTGAACTTGTTATAAACATATCTGATTAAGGAGTTAATGAATTACAGAATCTGGCAGAGGATTCTATAGGCACTAACTCAAATGTTGTGCAGGGGTTATAAGCGTGCAGCGTATGTGTGTTCAATGTAAGGACATCATCAAAGCCGCGGCTCCCTACCCTTTTctcatcaccaccaccacctccattCTCAACACCAACTCCATTCCTGTCATTATTATCAGCAAGTCCATCACGATTTGGGTGAGAAAGTGTTGGGTGGTCTTGGGCGGCCTCTCTCAATCCCAAAAACTAGTTCAAGAGGTGAGACTTTCTCTCACACTTATAAAATGACCACCGTCCTTTTCCACGACCAATGTTGGACAACCCAACAGAAAGTTAAGGATGTTTGTGATAGCTGGTTTGCATAAATAAGAAAAGAGGTGACTGAAGATCAC carries:
- the LOC108988685 gene encoding ras-related protein Rab7-like; its protein translation is MEGTTRKRSLLKVIVLGDSGVGKTSLMNQYVYNKFSQRYKATIGADFVTKEVQIDDKQVTLQIWDTAGQERFQSLGSAFYRGAECCVLVYDVNAHKSFETLNTWREEFLKQVDPAAPGNFPFILLGNKIDKDGGNSRVVSERQAKEWCASRANIPYFETSAKEGYNVDEAFLCVARAALANEQGWDLDSYFQGISESLSDIERRGSCAC